From Candidatus Doudnabacteria bacterium, a single genomic window includes:
- a CDS encoding ABC transporter permease gives MKTRDLFDESYSALTVNKVRSSLTMLGIIIGIGSVIALISIGQGAAGSIQANIQSIGSNLIIVTPGAPRGAGAAVSTGRGSAETLTMDDELYLQSNLTDAKAVEPELSKRYQVTAKGTNTNTQVVGTSSNYTTVRNVNIDGGSFITDQQVTNLAKVAVLGPTTRDDLFGVGADAVGQTIRINSVVFNVIGVTASKGGSGFFNQDDIIFIPISVAQHYLVGPNADGKDYVTTIGISAQSPDVMTTVQQETTDDLLSLHQIGNPAQADFQVQNQADIVSAASSVTGTFTILLASIAGISLVVGGIGIMNMMLTTVTERTREIGLRKAIGATRQDINLQFLMEAIMLTFLGGLIGVVAGWLASIAATHFAGIPSKITSSSVLLAFGVSAAIGVVFGYYPAQKASKLNPIEALRFE, from the coding sequence ATGAAGACTAGAGATCTATTTGATGAAAGCTACAGCGCCTTGACGGTCAACAAGGTCAGGTCCAGCCTGACCATGCTTGGAATTATTATCGGCATCGGCTCCGTGATAGCGTTGATCTCAATCGGCCAAGGTGCCGCGGGGTCGATCCAGGCCAACATCCAGTCCATCGGCTCAAATCTGATCATAGTCACGCCGGGCGCTCCCAGAGGAGCAGGAGCCGCCGTATCCACTGGCCGCGGCAGCGCCGAGACCCTGACCATGGATGACGAACTCTATCTGCAGAGCAACCTGACTGATGCTAAAGCCGTGGAACCGGAACTGTCGAAACGCTACCAGGTAACGGCCAAAGGCACCAATACCAATACCCAGGTCGTCGGCACCAGCAGCAATTATACTACTGTGCGAAATGTGAATATTGATGGCGGGTCATTTATTACTGACCAACAAGTTACAAATTTGGCCAAAGTCGCGGTCTTGGGTCCCACGACCCGGGACGATCTGTTCGGCGTTGGAGCTGATGCCGTGGGCCAGACCATCCGGATAAATTCCGTTGTTTTCAATGTCATCGGAGTTACCGCAAGCAAGGGCGGCAGCGGATTTTTTAACCAGGATGATATTATTTTCATTCCGATATCAGTTGCCCAGCATTACCTGGTCGGGCCCAATGCGGACGGAAAAGATTATGTCACTACCATTGGTATCTCGGCTCAGAGCCCTGACGTCATGACCACGGTACAGCAGGAAACAACTGACGATTTGCTTTCCCTCCACCAGATCGGCAATCCGGCCCAGGCTGATTTCCAGGTCCAGAACCAGGCTGACATTGTCTCGGCCGCATCCTCGGTCACCGGCACGTTTACGATCCTTTTAGCTTCCATTGCCGGCATTTCCCTGGTTGTCGGCGGCATCGGCATCATGAACATGATGCTGACGACCGTGACTGAGCGGACGCGGGAGATCGGCCTGCGCAAAGCAATCGGCGCAACCCGTCAGGATATCAATCTGCAATTCCTGATGGAAGCGATCATGCTGACTTTTTTGGGCGGTTTGATCGGCGTGGTCGCCGGCTGGCTGGCCTCGATCGCTGCGACCCACTTTGCCGGCATCCCCTCCAAGATCACCTCGTCATCGGTTCTGCTGGCTTTCGGCGTCTCGGCTGCAATTGGCGTGGTCTTCGGCTACTACCCGGCGCAAAAAGCTTCAAAGCTGAACCCAATTGAAGCTTTAAGATTTGAATAA
- a CDS encoding MraY family glycosyltransferase: protein MRLLYFASFALAFVISFLGTFLILRIAVRKRILDIPDSERRFHKQATPTLGGIAVFGSFFLVTLGVGIFGRHLLNGNIPIRQIFALWSGGAILMIGGYLDDRYRMTAKYSVVFPILASLVIVLSGISAVSVHNPFTGSTILLDNLKLFGLPLVSGVVVFFWTMTMTYTTKLLDGLDGLVTGISAIAALILFGLSLTPQVMQPQTALLAVTFAGSLFGFLILNFYPAKIFLGEGGSTFAGFMLAVLAIVSGGKIATALLVMGIPLLDMAWVILQRLVSGQSPFIGDRKHLHFKLSEIGLSEPQAVILLYALTAIFGVSALFLQSRGKLIALIILILVMLAIITSIYNVYRQKRSREP from the coding sequence ATGAGACTGCTTTATTTTGCTTCATTCGCCTTGGCTTTTGTTATCTCCTTTTTGGGGACTTTTTTGATTTTGCGCATCGCTGTCCGCAAACGCATTTTGGACATTCCTGATTCTGAGCGCCGGTTCCACAAGCAGGCTACGCCGACCCTGGGAGGAATTGCGGTATTCGGCAGTTTCTTTTTGGTGACTTTGGGAGTTGGGATATTCGGCAGACATCTGTTGAACGGCAATATTCCCATCAGGCAGATTTTCGCGCTCTGGTCAGGAGGAGCTATTCTGATGATCGGCGGGTATCTGGATGATAGATATCGCATGACCGCGAAATATTCGGTTGTTTTTCCCATCCTGGCGAGTTTGGTGATCGTGCTATCCGGGATCAGCGCGGTCAGCGTTCATAATCCCTTTACTGGCTCCACAATACTGCTTGATAATCTCAAGCTGTTTGGCCTGCCTTTAGTGTCCGGCGTTGTCGTATTTTTTTGGACCATGACCATGACGTACACGACCAAGCTTTTGGACGGCCTGGACGGCCTGGTCACGGGAATTTCCGCCATCGCCGCCCTGATCTTATTCGGGTTATCGCTGACGCCGCAGGTCATGCAGCCCCAGACCGCACTGCTGGCCGTGACGTTTGCCGGCAGTCTTTTCGGATTTTTGATATTGAATTTTTACCCGGCAAAGATCTTTCTGGGCGAGGGCGGTTCCACATTCGCAGGCTTTATGCTGGCTGTGCTGGCGATCGTGTCCGGAGGCAAAATCGCCACAGCTTTGCTGGTCATGGGCATCCCGCTTTTGGATATGGCGTGGGTAATTTTGCAGCGGCTGGTATCCGGACAATCGCCGTTCATCGGCGATCGCAAGCATTTGCATTTCAAACTGTCTGAGATCGGACTTTCCGAACCCCAGGCCGTGATACTTTTATATGCTTTGACGGCAATTTTCGGCGTATCGGCCCTGTTTTTGCAATCGCGCGGCAAACTAATCGCCTTGATCATTTTGATCCTGGTAATGCTGGCGATCATCACTTCGATATACAATGTATACAGACAAAAAAGGAGCCGAGAACCATGA
- a CDS encoding RNA polymerase sigma factor: protein MNILKEPTQNPTDEHLVENYLNGDSHALDLLIQKYLSQTYNFVFKYVHTTQDAEDVTQEAFVKAWKKIDTFKRQYKFKTWLFTIAKNTALDHLKKRGLVPFSALNGENEGEAFEQSLVSYETLPDEALAKIQDAKIIGHAVDKLPDIYRQVITLYYDDQLNFREIAGLLKQSINTIKTRHRRALAYLRRDLPKN, encoded by the coding sequence ATGAATATCCTAAAAGAACCAACACAAAATCCGACTGACGAACATTTGGTGGAAAATTACCTGAACGGCGACTCGCATGCCCTGGATCTCCTGATCCAGAAATATCTGAGCCAGACGTATAATTTTGTTTTCAAATATGTCCATACGACGCAGGACGCCGAAGACGTGACCCAGGAGGCCTTTGTTAAGGCCTGGAAAAAAATAGATACTTTCAAACGCCAGTATAAATTTAAAACCTGGCTGTTTACGATCGCCAAAAACACGGCGCTCGACCATCTGAAAAAACGGGGCCTTGTTCCGTTCTCCGCTCTCAATGGTGAAAATGAAGGAGAGGCTTTTGAGCAAAGTTTGGTGTCTTACGAAACACTGCCGGACGAAGCTTTGGCCAAGATCCAGGATGCGAAAATAATAGGCCACGCAGTCGATAAATTGCCGGATATTTACCGCCAGGTCATCACACTTTATTACGACGATCAGCTGAACTTTCGGGAGATCGCCGGCCTGCTGAAACAATCCATCAATACAATAAAAACCCGCCATCGCCGGGCTCTGGCCTATTTGAGGCGCGATTTGCCCAAAAATTGA
- a CDS encoding DUF5666 domain-containing protein translates to MTFEEFLKSKNFKTGFAAVVALIILIIVFASGMFVGLEKARFSYNWGTNYYPNFAGRPGPGGPFHLDRDFMNAHGPDGQIIKIDGNTITIKGRNGVEQNIIVDAQTAIKNNQANLKITDLKVNDNIVVIGSPDDEGQVLAKLIRVMPQAPM, encoded by the coding sequence ATGACTTTTGAAGAATTCCTGAAATCTAAAAATTTTAAAACGGGCTTTGCCGCGGTTGTTGCCCTGATCATTTTAATTATAGTTTTCGCATCCGGTATGTTTGTCGGGCTGGAGAAAGCACGCTTTTCATATAACTGGGGCACCAATTATTACCCTAATTTTGCAGGCCGGCCGGGTCCCGGCGGGCCCTTTCACTTGGACCGCGATTTCATGAATGCCCACGGTCCGGACGGCCAGATCATAAAAATTGACGGCAATACGATCACGATCAAAGGCAGGAACGGTGTTGAACAGAATATTATTGTTGACGCGCAAACCGCGATAAAGAACAATCAGGCGAATCTGAAGATCACGGATCTGAAAGTTAATGACAACATAGTCGTGATAGGCTCTCCCGATGATGAAGGCCAGGTTTTGGCCAAGCTGATCCGGGTCATGCCCCAGGCTCCTATGTAA
- the zwf gene encoding glucose-6-phosphate dehydrogenase codes for MPNLKKNKQATVLVVFGATGDLMERKLTPAIYYLFKQKNLPPGFSVVGFSRRDWSDEDFRAHLRSSLKKHYPSGLDRKLNKFLQLFTYHQGQLEDPEAYQRLSVRLGRLDRKLKIHSNKLFYLAIPPHFNDNLFHQLSASGLTDKGKLGWTRVLVEKPFGKDLTHAQKLDKLLAKLFSEDQVYRIDHYLAKEVLQNVMAFRFSNHLLEDIWNNKFIEKIEIKLLEQIDVQGRGEFYDGVGALLDVGQNHLLQMLALVTMDDPGAMSGSGIRLKRAEVMENLHILSADEIRTNTLRAQYRGYRKEAGVARSSNTETYFKLKTELEGNRFKGVPIYIESGKNFPENDKQIIVTFKGQGLKNRICFKIQPVAGIVIEFWSKKPGTGMQLEKKTLDFAYEADPSQRYLAEYARLISDAIVGDQTLFVSSREALSAWKFIDPIVNAWQKKLTPLNFYGKNNKILEKFGIDGVPAVAAGPKKLAMIGLGKMGKNLVLQMMEKGYQLTSTNHHSPEAVKELSQNPQFTVTESYGQLLAGLPEQRVVWLMVPHASVDEVLFGKNGLSKHLRRGDIIIDGGNSFYKDSIRRGKFLQKRGIEFLGIGVSGGPGGARRGACLMIGGNRKTYLKLESLFRGISVFGGYKFFPGYGSGHFVKMVHNGIEYGMMQSLAEGFGILKKSPFKLNLVDVAALYNHGSVVESRLVGWLKDAFLMRGQNLRGITGVVGYTGEGEWTAKTAKELKIPAQIIEQSFRFRVKSKKTQSFVGKLVSSMREQFGGHAVK; via the coding sequence ATGCCAAATTTAAAGAAAAATAAGCAGGCGACAGTACTTGTTGTATTCGGCGCAACCGGGGATCTGATGGAGAGAAAACTGACCCCCGCCATCTATTATTTGTTCAAGCAAAAAAATCTGCCGCCGGGATTTTCTGTGGTGGGTTTTTCCAGGCGCGATTGGTCGGATGAGGATTTCCGGGCACATCTGCGAAGTTCGCTTAAAAAGCATTACCCTTCCGGCTTGGACAGAAAGCTTAATAAGTTTTTGCAGTTGTTCACCTACCATCAGGGCCAGCTGGAAGATCCGGAGGCGTATCAAAGGCTGAGCGTGCGCTTAGGCAGACTCGACCGGAAACTGAAGATCCACAGCAATAAATTATTTTACCTGGCTATCCCGCCGCATTTTAATGACAACTTGTTCCACCAGCTGTCCGCGTCAGGCCTGACCGATAAAGGCAAGCTGGGCTGGACCCGCGTCTTGGTGGAAAAGCCGTTCGGCAAAGACCTGACGCATGCGCAAAAATTGGATAAACTTCTGGCCAAGCTTTTTTCTGAAGATCAAGTTTATCGCATTGATCATTACCTGGCGAAAGAGGTTTTGCAGAATGTCATGGCCTTCCGGTTTTCCAACCACCTCCTGGAGGATATCTGGAACAATAAGTTCATTGAAAAAATTGAGATCAAATTGCTTGAACAGATCGATGTGCAGGGCCGCGGCGAATTTTACGACGGCGTCGGAGCGCTTCTGGATGTGGGCCAAAATCATTTATTGCAGATGCTGGCTTTGGTCACAATGGATGATCCTGGTGCGATGTCAGGCTCGGGGATCCGTTTGAAGCGTGCGGAAGTCATGGAAAATCTGCATATCCTCAGCGCGGATGAAATAAGAACCAATACTCTCCGCGCCCAGTACCGCGGATACAGGAAAGAAGCGGGGGTGGCACGCAGCTCCAACACCGAGACATATTTTAAGCTCAAAACTGAATTGGAAGGGAATCGTTTCAAAGGCGTGCCGATCTATATTGAATCAGGCAAGAATTTTCCGGAAAATGACAAGCAGATCATTGTGACTTTCAAAGGACAGGGTCTAAAAAACAGGATCTGTTTTAAGATCCAGCCTGTCGCCGGGATCGTGATCGAGTTTTGGTCAAAAAAACCGGGGACCGGCATGCAATTAGAGAAAAAAACTTTGGACTTTGCGTACGAAGCCGATCCGTCCCAGCGCTATTTGGCGGAATATGCGCGCCTGATCTCGGACGCGATAGTGGGAGACCAAACTTTGTTTGTTTCCAGCCGCGAGGCTCTTTCCGCCTGGAAGTTCATTGACCCGATCGTCAATGCTTGGCAGAAAAAACTTACACCGCTCAATTTTTACGGCAAGAACAATAAAATTTTAGAGAAATTCGGTATCGATGGTGTTCCGGCCGTCGCAGCTGGGCCAAAAAAACTGGCCATGATCGGCCTCGGAAAAATGGGGAAGAATCTGGTCCTGCAGATGATGGAAAAAGGATATCAGCTCACAAGCACGAATCACCATTCGCCGGAAGCGGTAAAAGAACTTTCTCAGAATCCCCAATTCACGGTAACGGAAAGTTACGGACAGTTATTGGCAGGCCTGCCGGAACAGCGGGTGGTCTGGCTCATGGTGCCGCATGCCAGTGTGGATGAGGTCTTGTTCGGGAAAAACGGCCTGTCCAAGCACTTGCGGCGCGGGGATATAATCATTGACGGCGGCAATTCTTTTTATAAAGATTCCATCCGCCGCGGCAAATTTCTGCAAAAACGGGGGATAGAATTTTTGGGCATCGGAGTTTCCGGCGGCCCCGGCGGGGCGCGCCGGGGAGCCTGCCTCATGATAGGCGGGAACCGCAAAACGTATTTGAAATTAGAATCTTTATTCAGAGGCATTTCAGTTTTTGGCGGATATAAGTTTTTTCCCGGGTACGGGTCCGGGCACTTTGTCAAAATGGTCCACAACGGCATTGAGTACGGCATGATGCAGTCCTTGGCCGAAGGGTTTGGCATCCTTAAAAAATCACCCTTCAAATTAAACTTGGTTGATGTCGCGGCCCTGTATAATCACGGCAGTGTGGTGGAGTCCCGTTTGGTCGGCTGGCTGAAGGACGCTTTCCTGATGCGCGGCCAGAATTTAAGAGGAATTACAGGCGTGGTCGGTTACACGGGAGAAGGCGAATGGACCGCCAAAACAGCCAAAGAATTAAAGATACCGGCGCAGATCATTGAACAATCATTCCGGTTCCGCGTAAAGTCAAAAAAGACCCAGAGTTTTGTAGGCAAGCTAGTGTCCAGCATGCGGGAACAATTCGGAGGGCATGCAGTGAAATAA
- a CDS encoding DUF192 domain-containing protein, protein MKIKIFLIFVPLIFLAAGCTQKAPETKISFGTGSVTINGHKLNVQIAETPQAQEKGLGGRNSLAENDAMLFVFPEVGRMGFWMKDTLIPLDFIWIREGKIVEITPNVPTEPNVPDASLRTYAPEESIDSTIEVNAGWTAKNNIKVGDEVTVIR, encoded by the coding sequence ATGAAGATCAAAATTTTTTTGATTTTTGTCCCGCTGATATTTTTGGCGGCGGGCTGCACTCAAAAAGCGCCTGAGACTAAAATTTCTTTTGGAACTGGATCTGTGACGATCAACGGGCACAAATTGAATGTTCAGATCGCTGAGACTCCACAAGCTCAGGAAAAGGGGCTGGGAGGAAGAAATTCTTTGGCTGAAAATGACGCCATGCTATTTGTTTTTCCAGAGGTTGGACGCATGGGATTTTGGATGAAAGATACTTTGATCCCTCTAGATTTCATTTGGATCAGAGAGGGCAAGATCGTGGAAATTACTCCAAACGTTCCGACTGAACCAAATGTGCCCGACGCATCTCTGCGGACTTACGCGCCGGAGGAATCGATCGATTCCACGATCGAGGTCAATGCCGGCTGGACGGCTAAGAATAATATTAAGGTCGGGGACGAAGTTACTGTCATCCGATAG
- the recR gene encoding recombination mediator RecR → MSILPKSIQNLINEFSKLPGIGPKTASRLTFYLLKNPNMDLQSFAQAVANLQKDIIFCSICFNMTESDPCKICIDNKRDQNLICVVEDALDVVAMDQISDFNGVYHVLGGVISPLDGVGPDDLKIGELLKRLSEPGEKEIILATNPSMEGEATAMYLAKQLKQPQFAQIKVTRLARGLPSGADLEYADEYTLSKALEGRREY, encoded by the coding sequence ATGTCCATACTCCCGAAATCAATTCAAAATCTTATCAACGAATTTTCCAAACTTCCCGGCATCGGGCCGAAGACCGCTTCGCGCCTGACTTTTTATTTGCTGAAAAATCCGAACATGGATCTGCAAAGTTTTGCCCAGGCCGTAGCCAATCTGCAAAAAGATATAATCTTCTGCTCGATATGTTTTAACATGACCGAGTCTGACCCGTGCAAGATCTGCATCGACAACAAGCGCGATCAAAACCTTATCTGCGTCGTGGAAGACGCGCTTGATGTCGTGGCCATGGATCAGATTTCCGACTTCAACGGGGTGTATCATGTGCTGGGCGGAGTTATTTCTCCGCTTGACGGAGTAGGGCCTGATGATCTTAAGATCGGGGAACTGCTCAAGCGGTTATCAGAACCCGGCGAAAAAGAAATTATCCTGGCCACCAATCCATCAATGGAAGGCGAAGCGACTGCCATGTACCTGGCCAAACAGCTGAAACAGCCCCAATTTGCGCAAATAAAAGTAACCAGACTGGCCCGGGGTCTTCCGTCCGGCGCAGACCTGGAATATGCGGACGAGTACACATTAAGCAAAGCCTTAGAAGGCAGAAGGGAGTACTAA
- a CDS encoding EVE domain-containing protein — protein MNYWLMKSEPESYSIEDLLRDKTTTWNSIRNYRARNIMRDEMKSGDLFLFYHSGDQKGVVGTGKILEPNLPDITALDKNDDYYDPKASKEKNPWIAPKVAFVGKFKRLVTLGQIKANKRLKDMILLKIPRLSVQPVTKEEFEMIEKLGGE, from the coding sequence ATGAACTATTGGTTAATGAAATCTGAGCCTGAGAGCTATTCGATCGAGGATCTGTTGCGGGACAAAACAACGACCTGGAACAGCATTCGGAATTACCGTGCCCGGAACATCATGCGGGACGAGATGAAGTCCGGCGATTTGTTTTTGTTTTATCATTCGGGCGATCAGAAAGGCGTTGTTGGAACCGGCAAGATTTTAGAGCCGAATTTACCGGACATCACGGCTTTGGATAAAAATGACGATTACTATGATCCGAAAGCAAGCAAAGAAAAAAATCCATGGATAGCGCCGAAAGTTGCATTTGTCGGCAAGTTCAAACGCTTGGTCACTTTGGGGCAGATCAAGGCAAATAAAAGACTTAAGGATATGATACTGCTGAAAATCCCGCGCCTCTCGGTCCAGCCGGTGACGAAGGAAGAGTTTGAGATGATTGAGAAATTAGGAGGTGAATAA
- a CDS encoding efflux RND transporter periplasmic adaptor subunit, whose translation MTFIQKFLTYIKAHKVITVIVLVVAAFGGYQWYKKAHASAGSVQYITKAAAKTTISVSVSGTGQVSAQNRIDLKPGGSGQVAAELVTVNVKQGDQVKAGQVIATVDQKNNSVALIQAKASLQSAQANYDKLISGLTSTDMQTAQLAVTTAQQALDKANRDYANTVTTQQQNVDKAYSALLNSDLQPDPSDANTTAAVTITGNYTAKDPSQITVSLSEVPAGMRYQSTGLSGDGDLITRGVAQPIGDGLFITFDASGTLNASTVWTIDIPNTKSSGYLNNNFAYNSALQNQTQALASAQDTINSAQNSLTQAQLSLQSKTAPPTSADVASAKAQIAQAQAQLQNADVNYSNNIIKSPFDGQVAQLNNQPGDQVTSSTIIATVITNQKLAVMPLNEVDAAKVSVGQKVNLTFDALDSLNVVGTVAQVDTLGTVSQGVVTYNVKIGFDSQDARIKPGMSVTAAIITDVKTDIVAVPSSAVKSDSNGDYVQVLNSKGEPENKTVQVGISNDTDTEITSGLNEGDMVVTQTINSAAKTTTATTRAGGGIIPGLGGGGGAVRGAFTGGGGGGGGR comes from the coding sequence ATGACATTTATTCAAAAATTCCTAACTTATATAAAAGCTCATAAAGTCATCACGGTCATTGTCCTGGTCGTGGCGGCTTTTGGCGGATACCAGTGGTATAAAAAAGCGCATGCTTCCGCAGGTTCGGTCCAGTACATTACCAAAGCCGCGGCGAAAACGACGATCTCCGTATCCGTCTCCGGCACAGGCCAGGTTTCGGCTCAAAACAGGATCGACCTTAAACCCGGCGGGTCCGGCCAGGTCGCAGCCGAGCTCGTCACGGTCAATGTCAAGCAAGGCGACCAGGTCAAGGCCGGCCAGGTTATCGCCACTGTGGATCAAAAAAATAATTCAGTCGCTCTGATCCAGGCCAAAGCATCATTGCAAAGCGCGCAGGCGAATTACGATAAATTGATATCAGGGCTGACTTCTACGGATATGCAAACTGCCCAGCTCGCGGTAACTACGGCACAGCAGGCCTTAGACAAGGCGAACAGAGATTATGCGAATACCGTCACCACCCAGCAGCAAAACGTGGATAAAGCCTATAGCGCCCTGCTGAATTCCGATCTGCAGCCGGATCCGTCTGATGCCAACACCACTGCGGCAGTGACGATCACCGGGAATTATACGGCGAAAGACCCGAGCCAAATAACCGTGAGCTTATCTGAAGTTCCCGCCGGGATGCGTTATCAAAGCACCGGACTTTCTGGCGACGGTGATCTGATAACGCGGGGCGTTGCCCAGCCGATAGGAGACGGGCTGTTCATTACGTTTGATGCAAGCGGCACCCTGAATGCTTCCACGGTTTGGACAATTGATATTCCGAACACAAAATCGTCCGGTTACCTGAACAATAATTTTGCTTATAACTCCGCGCTTCAAAATCAAACTCAAGCCCTGGCATCCGCCCAGGATACGATCAATTCGGCGCAAAATTCCCTGACCCAGGCCCAGCTGTCCCTGCAATCAAAAACAGCTCCCCCGACCTCGGCTGATGTAGCGTCGGCCAAAGCCCAGATCGCGCAAGCTCAAGCACAGCTGCAGAACGCGGATGTAAATTACAGCAACAACATCATTAAATCCCCGTTCGACGGCCAAGTCGCACAATTAAATAACCAGCCGGGCGACCAGGTCACCTCAAGTACGATCATTGCCACGGTCATCACCAACCAAAAACTGGCTGTCATGCCACTGAACGAAGTCGATGCCGCTAAAGTCTCGGTGGGACAGAAAGTTAACCTGACCTTTGACGCGCTCGACAGTCTGAATGTTGTCGGCACCGTCGCGCAGGTGGATACTCTCGGCACGGTAAGCCAGGGGGTTGTTACTTATAACGTAAAAATCGGCTTTGATTCTCAGGATGCCCGGATCAAACCCGGCATGAGCGTCACCGCCGCTATTATTACGGATGTCAAAACTGACATCGTGGCAGTGCCCAGTTCCGCCGTAAAATCAGATTCCAACGGCGATTACGTCCAAGTCCTGAACTCCAAAGGCGAACCGGAAAATAAAACCGTACAAGTCGGGATCTCCAATGATACTGACACGGAGATCACAAGCGGTTTGAACGAAGGCGACATGGTCGTCACACAAACCATCAACTCCGCGGCCAAAACCACAACCGCGACAACCAGGGCCGGCGGCGGGATCATCCCGGGTCTGGGAGGCGGGGGCGGCGCGGTCAGAGGCGCCTTTACAGGCGGGGGCGGCGGCGGAGGCGGCCGATGA
- the rplU gene encoding 50S ribosomal protein L21: protein MQAVIETGGKQYLVAPKDRVTIEKLDVQQGDTVSFDKVLLVADDSNVNLGKPYLSGAKVTGKVLSQGRGEKLVVFKYRAKSRYRRKQGHRQAETVVEIESIA, encoded by the coding sequence ATGCAAGCAGTAATAGAAACAGGCGGCAAGCAGTACCTGGTTGCGCCGAAAGACCGCGTAACAATTGAAAAACTCGATGTTCAGCAGGGCGACACTGTGAGTTTTGATAAAGTTTTGCTGGTCGCGGATGATTCAAATGTAAATTTGGGCAAGCCATACCTTTCAGGCGCCAAAGTCACAGGCAAGGTTTTGTCACAGGGCCGCGGCGAAAAATTAGTGGTTTTCAAATACCGCGCCAAATCCCGCTACCGCAGGAAACAAGGACACCGGCAGGCGGAAACAGTGGTTGAGATAGAATCTATAGCTTAG
- a CDS encoding DUF5668 domain-containing protein, which translates to MFLGLFLVILGALLLFKNLGLIVLPASVWSILYPVILIVLGLWLISIVQRGRAYKHWMMNRYWGRRDDEEQ; encoded by the coding sequence ATGTTCTTAGGACTTTTTTTGGTGATTTTGGGGGCGCTTTTGCTCTTCAAAAACCTGGGTCTGATCGTTTTGCCAGCCTCAGTTTGGTCTATTCTTTACCCTGTCATCCTGATCGTGCTGGGGCTTTGGCTCATTTCCATAGTCCAGCGGGGCCGCGCTTACAAGCACTGGATGATGAACCGCTACTGGGGACGCCGGGACGACGAAGAACAATAA
- a CDS encoding ABC transporter ATP-binding protein, producing MIECHHINKSYFNGDVETKVLKDVTFTIKDGEFVAIMGPSGSGKSTLMHIIGALDTPTHGKYILDGKDVSTLSDDELAAIRRQKIGFVFQSFNLLPRATVLRNVALPLVYAEIDKTNRDELAKKASLQAGLDESRFYHLSNQLSGGQMQRVAIARALVNNPSLLLADEPTGNLDTKTGDIVLHTFQKLNEQGHTIVLITHEPYVAEHASRIIHIRDGEILKDETNLNRRIVDTNKIHED from the coding sequence ATGATCGAATGCCATCATATCAATAAATCCTATTTCAACGGCGATGTCGAGACTAAAGTTTTAAAAGACGTAACCTTCACGATCAAAGACGGCGAATTCGTGGCGATCATGGGCCCGTCGGGATCCGGCAAATCCACTCTGATGCACATCATTGGAGCGCTGGATACGCCCACGCACGGAAAATATATCCTGGACGGCAAGGACGTCTCGACTCTGTCTGACGACGAACTGGCCGCCATCCGCCGGCAAAAAATAGGTTTTGTATTCCAGTCGTTCAACCTGCTTCCCCGCGCCACCGTGCTCCGCAATGTGGCTCTGCCTTTGGTTTACGCCGAGATCGATAAAACGAACCGCGATGAACTGGCCAAAAAAGCCTCTTTACAGGCGGGTCTGGATGAATCGCGGTTTTATCATTTATCAAACCAGCTCTCCGGCGGACAGATGCAAAGGGTGGCCATTGCAAGGGCTCTTGTAAATAACCCTTCGCTTCTTCTGGCCGATGAACCGACGGGCAATTTGGATACCAAGACCGGCGACATCGTGCTTCACACATTTCAAAAGTTGAACGAGCAAGGCCATACGATCGTACTGATTACTCACGAACCTTACGTGGCCGAACACGCATCACGCATCATTCATATCCGTGACGGCGAGATTTTGAAAGACGAAACTAATCTGAACCGCAGAATAGTAGATACCAACAAGATCCATGAAGACTAG